Genomic window (Podarcis muralis chromosome 9, rPodMur119.hap1.1, whole genome shotgun sequence):
TTTGTATGTTCTTTTGGCTTGGAGGATGGTCATTAGAGTTTTTATATTCATTATAGATGGAACGAAGAAGGGATCTTGCTTGTTTGCAAGAGGTGTTAAACCAAGGGGCCCCAGCACTGCAATGCGCCACTTTCGCCTTTTGAGGAGGTGATGTAAAAAAAGAGGTAAGGTTTGTTGTAAGAAGGTTAAAAAGTTTCAAAACCGAATTGGAATCTTGTAAATCAGTAGTTATTTGAGGTAGATAGGCAGTGATTTCCCTATGGAAAAAATCCTGGTATTTTTGGGCCACAGCCTCCGACCATTTGATCCCTCTTATTTTGGTCGCTGATGAGGTTTCCAGAGGGACTGAGTGTTTATAGTCTTTCTGGCGCCGGAACAATGACAAAGTGGTCACTATTGGGAGGTGATCACTGAAATGTTGGTTTTCAACTTGGAAGGAAAGTACATTGACGGCCAAATTTGCGGAGATCAAGAAGTAATCGATAACACTGTTAGATGTTGGTCCCAGGTGAGTGAACTCCCCCGGTATATCGGGGGGGAAGGTGCCGTTCAAGAATACTAGATTCAGGCGAATGGCCATTTGGTAAAGGGTCACTCCAGCTTTGTTTACTCTGTTGTCCTTTGAAGTTCTAATTCTAGcaggtgtcaaactgttgcaaacgataccccgaaaggtttttcggtggaaacagatggatttttatcatcggaaacagaattaggcctcgacgtctgaacaaccttttttgaaaaaatccctaagccgcgcggtcacaatttcagcaaaaatctgacgttctgcaattctcTCTAAAATGTtggcaaactgttgcaaacgatcccctgaaaggtttttcggtggaatcaggtgggtttttatcatcggaaacagaattagcccttgaggtctgaacaattttttttgaaaaaacccctaagccgcgcggtcacaatttcagcaaaaatctgacgttctgcaattcactaaaaatggtgccaaactgttgcaaacgatcccctgaaatgtttttcggtggaatcagatgggtttttatcatcggaaacagaattagccctcgatgtctgaacaacttttttcacaattccagcaaaaatctgacgttctgcaattcactcaaaaatggtgccaaactgttgcatacGTACCCCCGGAATGGTTTTTcgggggaaacagaagggttattatcatcggaaacagaatttgccctcgacgtctgaacaaccttttttgaaaaaatccctaagccgcgcggtcacaatttcagcaaaaatctgacgttctgcaattgcctcaaaattggtgccaaactgttgcaaatgatcccctgaaagcttggggggggggggagatgggtttttatcatcggaaacagaattagccctcgacgtctgaacaactgtttttgaaaaaatccctaagcctcagagtcatctagtccattcccctgcagtgcagaaatctcaaGTAGATCCTACACGATCCTATGACCATTGGCTCAGCCCACCAAAGTCTGCACAGAGGGTCATTTGAATGCTATGCATGCTTGCTTGGAAGGCTAGATTTAATCTACCAAATACCtacaatgtaccatattttttgctctatacgatgcacttttcccctcctaaaaagtaaggggaaatgtgtgtgcgtcttatggagcgaatgcaggctccatggcttcagcgaaagcaacgcgaaacTTCCAGAGTGCAGCtctcccctcttgctctcctggcttcagggatagctgcctgaagcctccggagcggcTATCCCACTAAaactccccctctaaaactaggtgcgtcttatggtcaggtgcgtcttatagagcgaaaaataggcACTTGTGGAACTTCCactgctgtgtgtatgtgtgtgaatgcACATTCCCCTTTTCCTATTCTATTTTAAAATCTGTTCAGCCCATTTCCCTTCCCTTACTTCAGTGGTATCCAGTGGTAttcagagggccagatttgatgaagtgaagggctgcgagggccgaccaaagttgttgacctttataggattgaagttgttgtgcTTTTTCTAGGATggtagttgttgagggctttttttaaggattttaccccaggaaataaactgccacaggggctggattaaaccaaccagcgggccggattaggccctcAAAACGGACTCTTGGACATTCCTGCCTTAAATAGATGACAGGAGTGAAATAGCGGCTTTCTTTCATGCCAGGGCAATTTCTAGcagtgatgcccaaaatcttgaAGCAATCTCTATGCAATAGGCTGGTCTCCAGTTCTCTATTACCATTGCCACCACTTGATTCGCTAGATGTGTTTTTTTaagctggggtggggtgtggaGATTATCTCAGTAAACCCTACTGTAAGGCAGGCCATTATTAAACCCATATTACGTGGGAGGGTGATGCGAAGAGTTGTTTAGTACCAAAATTATCTGTTGATTTCCCAGTTTACAGTCTTCACTGCTCTACACCACAGCTATAGTGACAGAGGTTGAATACCCAGTAAAAACTCAATGTTGCCACTCGCTATTATTCTCTATGaggaccactccccccccccaccccaaatcgcTTGGTAATGACTTCCTATACTTTGCAATGgaattatagaattatagaaaACCAACTGTTCAATTTTAAGACCTCGATTGCCATAAAATCTGCCGTGGCATGTAACTCTCCTCTCTCAGATCTCATATTCTGGATATAAAGGATTCACTAAAATGCCACCATGTGTGATATTTGCGCTTACAGAAAAGTTCCATCATAAAATACAAATGGAGTAACCACcagaagggaagtttttagtagATGACATGTGAATGTGTTATCAGAGACTGAACGAACACAGGAACAAATTCACTGAAAACCCATGTGTGAATCTGTGTAAGACAACATGGCAGTCCATTTTAGAAGGCCCAAAAAAATCTCAGGAAAATGGTATGAGGTGGACTCTAACCAAGGAATGTACAGTTTGAATACGGGCTTCAGGAAGCCATTCCTTTtgttctgggggtggggagaaccataATGACCCAATTTGCACACACAAATCTACTTTATTATAACAACATTGTTGTAGTTTGCTTCCAAAAAGATCTTAGACATTCACCTCAAATACCATGCTTTTCAGCAGAATTGGCTGATACATTAAGCCGCAAGTAATCAAGGGATGTACAAGCCAACAGGCAGCCTTGGAAAAAAACAATACCCAGGAAAATTGGAGTAAACaaattcagatgtcaaggaaaacaggagaggaggctgagcaaATCTAGTGTTCAGAAGCAGACGCAGTTCCTTAAGAGAAAATGAAGTTTTGCCTGTGCAAATGCCCTTTGCTCCAGTTATCTAAATCTTGAGGTCTAGCACCTTTGTTGCAGATTCCTGTACTAGACTGTCCATCTATTAAAAGGAGGGGTCAGTGAAGGCCCACGACTTGCTTTGGAGACAAAAACTGACAGCATTTGATGTAAGAGTACATAAGAGGCCACATAAAATGTACAAATTGCGGGCTTCTAAACAACAAGTTTATTGAGGACAAAATTCAAGATATGGCAATATCCGCAACTGGGGCTATTTtagagcactttaaaaaaatcactgtatGAAATTACAAGAGGCATGATGTGCATGACAAGCAATGAAGCGGTTTGCTGGTTGGTGCTCACAGCTGATTGAAGGTGTTGTTGCTATATATACCATAAGCAAACATCTAGCTACTTCTCTTTGTACAATAAGGCTTTGGACAACAAcctattccccaccccacaaaatctTCCCCATAGCTTTGGTGAACTGGCTCCCTTTTAGAAAAGGTTTGAACTGTGCAGACTGTGCTGAATAGCTTTTAAGGCAAAATAATGTTTCCTCGTTCAACCTCATCACTTACAAACAGCTCCCTGCGCAGTTGAGAGTAGGGGATAAACGGCTGGATATTTTATCGGGGGGAAAGCTCTGCGCACACATCTgttgtatgtaccgtatttttccctctataacacgcagattttttctcctaaaaaggaaggggaaatgtctgtgcgtgttatagagcgaatgtgtggtccctggagccaaaaaaatcaagcaaaagtcaaatcgcgagtcacggagaagggaaacctgaaaagaggaagtggcagctttcctgcattctgcctcagggtcttactgcccaccctcctctgtttcgttgctgtgattgctgaaacggaacaaagagcagggaaagcccctcccctccaggcaagcagagtgtcgttctttctaattcctctctgtgctccggtgctgctgggggagagggagagagagtgggggagggagagggagagggggggagggagagggagagagagggggggagggagagagaggggggaaggagggagggagagagagagagagagatggctggcttgggggggaacttttgcctttctttcctcccaccggttaaatccctctccagcattcttagccagctgcttctctgccctctcatgtcccttctttgtttttccttcgctccccacttaaaatgtggttacaaagcatagatcccactgttgcctggggctgcaatggtgcaaaaacgtggttaaaaagcatggatccacatggattctcaggatctttgcattgggtcaccccaaattcaccatcagatcacatagcatgtccatggctacagcctgcacccaaaaaatcacgcatccactgttgcctggggctgcaatggtgcaaaaatgtggttacaaagcatggatccacagggattctcaggatctttgcattgggtcaccccaaattcaccatcagatcacatagcatgtccatggctacagcctgcacccaaaaaatcacgcacccactgttgcctggggctgcaatggtgcaaaaacgtggttacaaagcatggatccacaggaattatcaggatttttgcattgggtcaccccaaattcaccatcagatcacatgtctgtggccacagcatgaagcacaaaaatgatacatccactgtttcattcagaatgttttttcccttgttttcctcctctaaaaacgatgtgcgtgttatggtcaggtgcgtgttatagagcgaaaaatacggtatattgtttaGCGAGAAGTCTGTTCAGGTAGAGGAGCATTTCAACACTGCCGCCTCCCGCAACACAGACAACAGCTTGCTGTGGAACAATTTACAACCAATGCTGTCAATTGTATGTTTTGTCCCACAGATTTCAATGGATCTTCTTGATTTATCACACAACATCCAGAAGGAAAGACAGTAAGACTGCATGTTTGGTCTGTGTTGATGTGACGGTTAATAATTACACCTGACGTAATTGACTATCTAGGCAGCATTCAAGTGTGGGGCGGAAACCCCAAGGCAGCAGAACTTCCGCAACAGTGAAATATATGCATTTCATATAATTAAAACACAGTTTTACTGCTCACTGTTTGCTTTTCTTAAGACTCGGCATAATTCTGTAGAAAATGCTGCAGCGAGGCCATCAGTGAATCTTCAAATTCACAGCTCTGATTCCTAAGACGCTTTGTACCTCTGGATAATTAAGTGCGCCTGGCTAACATCAAGCAACACAAATATGACCTCAGGTCTTGCTCGACAAATAAGACCATTTTACTGGCAGAAGGAGAAGACCGcacaaactacacacacacacatacacactttccATCTCCACTTCACTGCTGTTTGCACATATGACCGCTCAGAGATGAGACGCAGACAGCTCCGTCTTTCCTCCTGTGGTTACTACTTGGATCAGACTCCCAGAACATGGACGGTTTTTTCCAGTGATCCAGTCATAAAAGGTTCTGTTAAAAACAGAGATCAACATTTTGTGAATTAATTCAAttcctaaagcaggcttcctcaacctcggccttcccgatgttttgagactacaattcccatcatccctgaccactggtcctgctagctagggatcacaggagttgtaggccaaaaacatctggagggctgaggtcgAGGAAGCTTGTCCTAAAGCTTCACGTtataaatcagcctttctcaacctgtgggtccccagatgttgttgaactacaacacccatcacccctagctagcaaggccagagctcagggatgatgggagttgtagtccaacaacatctggggacccacaggttgagaaccgctgtaatGTAAATGATATTTgaactgcttaaaaaaaaaatagcgtAGAAGCTTCTCAGGTCAGAGATTTTGTGTCCAACACTCCTCCTAAATACATTTCACattgcaattctatacatgctaCCTAGAAGTAAATCCAATGTTCAAAGGAGCTGGCTCCCTAGCAAGTGCTTAGGACTGCAGTCCTAACCTTGTCATTTTAGAATATTCAACATCTATccattctttcttctctcttatacatttatatcccacctttcttctgcCACGGAACCCACCTGAGGCCCTGACCAAGCCCAGACCTGCTTTGCCTCAGCATGACTGGCCTGGTATACTGAGTaacttatatttattttaatttattattattattatttctgccgcAAGGAAGCAAGCCATTATTATTCCCCTTTGACAGGAAATGAGTTTGAGAGCTTGCTTCAGGATGTTTCAGTTGGGTACTGAATCCACCCTAAGTACCGCTACTGTCACCCTTCCACCAACTTCAGCTGGGACCTTcctggacagggacagcctagCTGCTGTTGTCTACagtctggtaacctctaggttagattactgcaatgtgttctacatGGGGCCACCTCTGAAGGCTGCCAAACAGGACTAGGCAGCGTTCTTGATTCATACTGCCCAGGGtggattttatttaaatcaaatcgatttaaatcacgattttaaaatcatgatttaaatcaccagtcagtaagacttgatttatttttatttttacaggaagactcattcttgctggtataatcttaatatttacaaccagatgaaggtttcatttttggaataataaattttcagagtagtttttacagttatatcaaaaattactgatttggttatactattagaaatacataagacagataattatgaaattattgtgaggtgtaataagttaactgtttatgttTGGACaatttttctgctgtactttattggaaggagaaaaacaaccaTTTCCTTAGTAACAATTTAAACAACTTATTTAACTAAAGcagtaacattatagcatatgtatccatgtttgttaactgatgtggttaaactttttttaaaaaaaaaagactgagttttagcacacatgaaaaacttaaaacaaatccttatttcctgatgcatagcctttggactatataatctaaacagaaatctatctttagaaagatttttcctccaaaagcattttatttaaaaaatccgatttaaatttttttaaaatctgatttttggggatttaaaaaaaaaataaaatttatttttatccaccctgatgcTGCCTATGCACAGGCCATAAAGGCAATTTTGAACTGATCCATCAATTCCCACAACCCATGCTTTCAGAATCACTCTCCCAAGCCAAGTTCAGCCACTTCCACTTCACAGAAGGGCATTTAACTTCTAGTGACTCAGGATCTGCACTCCAGAATCTGAAGGCACAGGCGACCTGGACGTAAAAAGCAACGCCCTAAAGCAGCAGCTGTTGAGCAAGGAAGCCTCTGTTTACTCACTCGGCAATGAAATCTAGCGGTGTCCAGGAGCTGACATCCGCATCAGGCATAGATTTCCTGTTCATCGGTGTATCCAAGGTAACCCTGGGGCAAAGAAAGATAAGCTCTTCAGTTGGTACACTGCTACATCTGATAAATGTTGCCTGCATTTCTTCTCCGTCACAATGCATGCAGTACGTTGAGGACAGTGGAAGGTGGAGATTGCCCTTTTTATTAAGATCTCGCCTTCTCGGTGACTATACTGAAACTGACTGCGCACCTTTGAGCAATAGGAATTACTCACTTGCATACAAGCATCTATTATCCAGAGGCAAAATGGCGTCTCACACAAATGGTGGCTGGGAAAAGATTAGGCACCTCTTCCAACTGCTCCTGTGCATaacataatgtacagtggtacctcaggttatgttaCCTTCGGGTAACGTAATTTCGAGTTATgaacgcagcaaacctggaagtctgtacttctgggtttcgccgcgcacgcatgtgcagaagtgctctatgCACCGTGCATGtgcacagaagcggcgcctcCGGATACAGACTTTTTGGGGTAAGTACGGACCCCCGcgatgaattaagttcatatccagagggtccactgtatttccAAAGCTGCTTTGCAGCATCCCACCTAGGACTGTCTCTCACATGCATGCTTGTTACATGCAGTTTGACCATCAGATGGTCAATATCATGTAACTGCCACATAAATACACCGTGGCTGCGGTCCCCAAACAGGTGCCCAGGAATAGGTGCCACTGATTTCAGGCGCTAATTAAATACCGTTTTCAAAGGAAAGCATCAGACTGAAACTTCAACCTTattctggattattgtaactcgctctatgtggggctgcccttgagactgacccagaaactccagcaggtgcagaatgccacggcgtgactccttatggggtcctcactgcgagatcacattcacccagtgctataccagctgcactggctcccggtggagtacaggatcaggtttaaggtgctggtgttaacctttaaagccctatacggcctaggaccctcgtacctacgggaccgcctctcctggtatgtcccacggaggaacttacggtcttcaaacaaaaacatcttgaaggtcccaggccacagagaggttaggctggcctcaactagagccagggcttttttggctgtggctctaatatggtggaacgctctgtcacaagagactagggccctgcgggacttgacatctttccgcagggtctgcaagacagagctgttccaccaggcctttggccagggcacagcctgactccctcctttggcaatcttcgcagagctctggcccaatggttgccattaatttgatttgaactgattttataatgaaatgattttagaatgttttatcattttactgttgttagccgctctgagcccggcttcagctggggagggcgggatataaaaaaaaaaaaattattattattattattaatctgataGCAGCAACATACATACTCTAAAAAGTGTATTTCGAATAATGACCACCCGGGTATGAACAGAATTAACACATGCATTCATGGCCCAATAAACAGGACACaggaattaaggctgcaatctggcCCATGTTTACATAATAACATGGTTGCCTAAAGTCCCGTGAAGAGTTCAAGATTCAAAGCAGGACTTCCCAATCTGTAGTTCGGTCCCTTAGCAACTATACCACTCAAATTATAAATTAATGCAaaacaagaaaagagaaagagagggagagatacAGAGAGACAAATCCAACAGGTTCAAATTAAAAGTATTTGCTTTCAGCAGAGGGAAATTTAACGTTAATGAAATGTAAAAGTTAAGTGGCATGAATCCATCCCTTGTCCATGATTCTCAAGCAATTGCAATTTCGAGTTGACAGGTCAAGAGTTCACATAGACCACAAGCCACTGATTTCAGAGGTTGCTTCTTCAACATGGCACAAACTGGGCATATGAAAAAACCTAAAGCAGAGGGTGCTGTAAGGATGAAAATGCCACCACTTACGGGAGAATGGCAACCGCGGCAGACCCCGGTGGCAACCCACTGTTTGCACCCGAGAGGCTCTGGCAAAGCTGGTGGACTGCTCCTTTGGCCATGCCATAACCTATCATTCCTAAAACAAAAGGAAGAAAACATCAGCTTTGTGCaataaaagggaagcagaacTGTTTGAACGAGACACCAAAATATTGTCACTGTTTCACAGTACATCAGGAGAATAAACCCAAacttttctggcttctggaagGGAGCCGTCTAATGTGATACAATTGTGAGGATTTATCCCAGCAGTCCACTGTTTTCGGAAGCCACTGTGTGCATAGATGGGCACTTCTTTGAGCAGTGGGACACTAGTGGCTAGCTCAGCTGTAATTTTGCAACAAGGAAGTCAGCCAAGAAACGGTGGGAGCAAAACTAAGTTGCCACTGAAGCCCCAAAAGTCTCTGTCccaggactgtaccacttcagactgctaaGGAGGGGCAGGGGGGACTGTTGGTAGGGGAAAGAGGCTCCTGACTCAAACTTTCCAGGGTTCAGGAAAACAGTGGCACAAACAAGCAGCAAATCTGCAATCAGAACTATGTGACTGAAAATGACCACCCAGTTTATTAGAGCCAATAGCCtctgataagggacgcgggtggtgctgtgggttaaaccacagagtctaggacttgccaatcagaaagtcggtggttcgaatgcccgcgacggggtgagctcccattgctcagtccctgatcctgccaacctagcagttcaaaagcacgtcaagtgcaagtagataaataggtaccactccggcgggaaggtaaacggcgtttccgtgtgctgttctggttcgccagaaacggcttagtcatgctggccacatgacccggaagctgtatgccggctccctcggccaataaagcgatatgagcgccgcaaccccagagtcggccacgactggacctaatggtcaggggtccctttacctttaccctctggTAAAGGAACTGAAGGGAACAAATTACATAACATCCCAACAAACAGAGATGCAATAATATAGTTCCAAACTATCCGTATTTGTATCTCAGCAGAGAGCCACTGCTCTTCACAACTTTCGTCAAAGCATTTATCGTGATGATCTATTGAAAAGGTTCGTCACTGGAAACTCTCAGCAGCTTTAGTCTCCGATAGCCTTCAGATATGCCAACTATGGTACACAGTGGCAACATGATTGGTGCTTGtagattataaaggtaaaggtaaaggtacccctgcccgtacgggccagtcttcacagactctagggttgtgcgctcatctcactctacaggccgggagccagcgctgtccgcagacacttccgggtcacgtggcgtgacaagctgcatctggcgagccagcgcagcacacggaaacgccgtttaccttcccgctagtaagcggtccctatttatctatttgcacccgggggtgctttcaaactgctaggttggcaggcgctgggaccgaacgacgggagcgcaccccgccgcggggattcgaaccgccaacctgacgatcagcaagtcctaggcactgaggttttacccacagcgccacccgcgtcccttgcttgTAGATTATAGGGttgccttaatttttttaattcccTGCCCATAAACATCCAGCATACCCCTTCTTTGCAGGATAGATTTTTTTATCTGCAAGGTTTACTTGGGAGGTGTGGGCTTGGTATGAAGGAACATCCCATAATGCAGGCTCTCACATGCACCCAAACACAAGTTTACTACCTCAAAGAGAGGTTCCCATTGAAGTCCACCTGTTTACCTTCTTTCCCCACTTTTCATTATATGTACAACAAAGTTTCAATCCCAGTGGCAGGTGGTCAGGTTTCTATTCCCTACACTCTGCCACTTGTGACGATTgccaaaagcagaataaattaagCAAACCTGTTCAGTTTACATAATCTATTCAGGTCACAGAATTCATCGTTTCCAATGCGGAATTTGGATTCCATGGTTAGAAGTTTGATTTTTAATGCAGAGTGCACAATGTCCTGTGACTGACATCCAACATTAAGTCACACTCAGAACAGACTGATTTATATCAATAGACtaaagttcattgatttcagtgggtctgctcagaTTATAGCTGGCAGTGAATATCCTCCAGTTTCCACACTCTTTTCTGTGCCAATAGTTACGAAATGGACCAGGAACATTCGTAACTGTTGACAGAGTGTTGAAGGTCATTGGTCTTTGAAGAAGGCAGGTTAAAGGTAGGATCCATTGTAAACAAGCAGAGCTGCCACTCATTTTgaagaaataaaacagcagccTAGTTTTACTGTGTCTCACAACTTAGAAATAACAGTGTGTTTATGAGCCTTCTGCTTTTTCACGCTCCAAATTTCTCTAGATAGTGGCTCTCAAGCGTGGATCCCCTTACTGGCGTCAAAATGTCTTCTGAAAAGACCTTAACAGCTAGTCAACAGACACATTGCAGGACAAGAGAATTTGAAAGACCCAGGGCTGGTTTTTCCTCAAATGGGAATAATTGACACCACAAAGAATACTGGCAAAACACTCCGCGATATTTACCTGGAGTTCCAGCTAATGCTGCTTTGGCCCCTGTCAGGGTCAACAAGCCCCCTTCCTTCAGGTGCTTGGTGGCCAAATGGCTAGAGATCGTTG
Coding sequences:
- the QDPR gene encoding dihydropteridine reductase — encoded protein: MAAASEARRVLVYGGRGALGSQCVRYFRGKNWWVASIDLGENEEASANVVVKMSDSFVEQADQVTEDVGKLLGEEKVDAILCVAGGWAGGSAKAKSLYKNTDLMWKQSVWTSTISSHLATKHLKEGGLLTLTGAKAALAGTPGMIGYGMAKGAVHQLCQSLSGANSGLPPGSAAVAILPVTLDTPMNRKSMPDADVSSWTPLDFIAETFYDWITGKNRPCSGSLIQVVTTGGKTELSASHL